The genomic segment ATGAAGCGGCAGCGCAGCCGGCGCGCGAGTTTGCTGAGGAGACGGCCAGGGATTTCGCCGGCATCCGCGCCGACATGGGCCGGCTCGACACATCGGTACGCGCCTTGACCGAGATGGCCAGCGTCAATGCGGCGCTGACCCCCAACGATCATGGGCCTGAGATCATTTCGCTGCGTGGCGAAGTGGCGGCTTTGGCGGCGGCGGTGCGTGATGTCATGGAGGGCGCTGCGCCGCCCTCGACGCCGGCCGAGGATCTCTCCGACATCCGCGCCGAGATGGAAAAGCTCGGCGTGTCGATGCGTGGACAGGCGCATATTCCGCGACCGGAATTGTTTCGGTCGGAGGAATCCGACCCTGCTGCGACGCCGCTCGCCAGTGCGTCTAGCGCGGCCGAGATCGTTGAGCTGAAAGCGCAGATCGCAGAATTACGCGCGGCAGTCGCCAAGCTGTCTGCTGAGCCTGCAGTGCCGGTAGAGGGCGGTTCGGACGCGCTGCGTGGCGAAGTCGCGGAACTGCGCCAGTCGGTGCGCGCTTTAATCCTTGTGGTGGCCAAGAGTCTCAACACGCCGCGTCAAGCAGCCTGACCGGCGGCAGAGCGCTAACCTTGTGTCACCCCGGATACGGGCAGCGTGATCCGGGGTCCAGGAGCGCGTGGTAGAAACAAACGAAAATCAGCAGTGAAGCGGTGGCCCTTGGGTCCCGGATCGCACCTGAGGTGCGTCCGGAATGACACCAAGGTTGAGGCTTGCTTCCTACGCGCGTCTGATGGTGCGCGCCGCCAGCGCCGTAAGCACCACCGAGATCACCGCGTTCCAGCCCGCCAGCGACAGGCCGAGGATGCGAATGGCGACGGCGTCGCAACGCACCACTTTGGTGGTTTCGAGCTGGCGCATGAAATCGCTCATGTCGGAGGCTTTCTGCGGGATCGCGCCGGTACAGCCGGTCGGGCCTTCCCAGAAACCCCATTCGACGCCGGCGTGATAGGCGCCGAAAATGGCGCTGCCGATGAAGATCAGAGTCAGCAGCATGAACAGCAGTTTCGCGACCGGCGATGGCTTGCCCGACAGGGTGCTGGCCACGGTCAACGCCGCCACGGGCACGCCGATGTAATAGGCCCAGCGCTGCTGCAAGCAGAGTTCGCACGGCAGATAGCCGGCGTATTCGAAAATCCAGGCGCCGGCGATGGTGGCGAAGGCGATGGCGAAAATAGCCAAAGCGATGCGAAAGGGAGAGAGCATCAGAGCACCTTTATGGCTAACCAAAAGCCCAGCACGACAAAAGCGATGATGACCACCATGAAGACACCAAAATGGCGGTCGAGCAAGGCGCGGGCCTGATCGCCGTAGCGATGCAGCAGGCCCGCGACAATGAAGAAGCGGGCGCCGCGTGTGATCAGACACAGCAGCACGAACAGCAGGAAATTATATTCGAGCAGGCCGCTGACGATGGTGACGAGCTTGAAGGGAATGGGCGTTGCGCCCTTCACCAGAATGAAAGCCCAGCCCCATTGGGCGTAGAAGGCGCGCAGGGCGTCGACCTTGTCGGTATAGCCATAGAGATTCATCAGCCATTGGCCGACGGTCTCGTAGAGCAGATAGCCGATGCCATAACCGACGATGGCGCCGAGCACGGAGGCGATGGTGCAGACGGCGGCGTAATAGTAGGCCTTCTCCGGCTTGGCCAGCGCCATCGGCACCAGCACCACGTCGGGCGGAATCGGAAAGAAGGAGGATTCCGCGAAGGAGATCGCCGCCAGCGCCGGCGTGGCGCGCGGCGATGCGGCGAGAGAGAGCGTCCAGTCGTACAAGCGTTTGAACATGGGCCCCGAGATCAGCGGCGGGAATCAGCACGGAAGATGATTGTTGGCAAAGGCCTAGCCGGCCGCTGGCGCGGCAGCAAGCCGTGGAGTTACAGGCACCGGCGATCCCGCATGATCGTGATCCGCGTTTGAACGAAAAATGCCGTGGCGGTTGGCCGCCACGGCATCGATATTGGGGAGGAT from the Beijerinckia sp. 28-YEA-48 genome contains:
- a CDS encoding YqaA family protein; translation: MFKRLYDWTLSLAASPRATPALAAISFAESSFFPIPPDVVLVPMALAKPEKAYYYAAVCTIASVLGAIVGYGIGYLLYETVGQWLMNLYGYTDKVDALRAFYAQWGWAFILVKGATPIPFKLVTIVSGLLEYNFLLFVLLCLITRGARFFIVAGLLHRYGDQARALLDRHFGVFMVVIIAFVVLGFWLAIKVL
- a CDS encoding disulfide bond formation protein B, giving the protein MLSPFRIALAIFAIAFATIAGAWIFEYAGYLPCELCLQQRWAYYIGVPVAALTVASTLSGKPSPVAKLLFMLLTLIFIGSAIFGAYHAGVEWGFWEGPTGCTGAIPQKASDMSDFMRQLETTKVVRCDAVAIRILGLSLAGWNAVISVVLTALAARTIRRA
- a CDS encoding PilZ domain-containing protein, translating into MGVRHEWVGRRQAVRQACHMRAEMRFIDGRKSIDCMITDISATGARLELPEGFDCPQDFDLYIPSRDETKHAKVHRITDEGVGVTFLKSRTEEPLVVMIERLAQLELAFNEAKSLAPSRDGDVRRAVAQVEALPALEARINELAAGLADLRAMFETRIATPAPEPIDHAREIASLREEIRHVNEAAAQPAREFAEETARDFAGIRADMGRLDTSVRALTEMASVNAALTPNDHGPEIISLRGEVAALAAAVRDVMEGAAPPSTPAEDLSDIRAEMEKLGVSMRGQAHIPRPELFRSEESDPAATPLASASSAAEIVELKAQIAELRAAVAKLSAEPAVPVEGGSDALRGEVAELRQSVRALILVVAKSLNTPRQAA